A genome region from Anopheles stephensi strain Indian chromosome 2, UCI_ANSTEP_V1.0, whole genome shotgun sequence includes the following:
- the LOC118506065 gene encoding poly(U)-binding-splicing factor half pint-like isoform X2: MEQSIKMVLMKQTLAHQQQQLASQRTQVQRQQALALMCRVYVGSISFELKEDTIRAAFLPFGPIKSINMSWDPFTQKHKGFAFVEYEIPEGAQLALEQMNGAMLGGRNIKVGRPSNMPQAQQVIDEIQEEAKSYNRIYIASIHPDLTEEDIKSVFEAFGPIMTCKMSQGNAVHTHKGYGFIEYQTNQSAIEAIASMNLFDLGGQLLRVGRSITPPNALMGPAANSAMPTAAAVAAAAATAKIQAMDAVATNAVLGLSATTPALKVGLTGLPLNPAITTAASAGFVAQAQLAAATQAAAAINSQPGLLVPPVSLAPSLLVNPVLGAAAKPLPTVLSQANPAAVAAAAAAAAAAAAAAAAAPNATAEDVYKKAQEKQQEELQKKLLEEGEPQTLQQQESMSIKGQSARHLVMQRLMRPRESKVVILRNMVGPEDVDETLQEEIQDECSKYGAVDRVIIYKERQSEGNFAEDDNTDVIVKIFVEFSQATEADRARESLNGRYFGGRLVKAESYDQALFDHGDLSG; this comes from the exons cagcagcagctggccaGCCAGCGCACGCAAGTGCAGCGCCAGCAAGCACTGGCTCTTATGTGTCG TGTGTACGTTGGCAGTATTTCCTTCGAGCTCAAAGAGGACACCATCCGTGCGGCTTTCCTACCATTTGGACCGATTAAATCGATCAACATGTCCTGGGATCCGTTCACGCAGAAGCACAAAGGGTTTGCGTTTGTCGAGTACGAAATACCGGAAGGGGCGCAGCTAGCGCTGGAGCAGATGAACGGCGCTATGCTCGGTGGGCGCAACATTAAGGTTGGCCGTCCAAGCAATATGCCGCAGGCGCAGCAGGTGATCGATGAGATTCAGGAGGAGGCAAAAAGTTACAATCGCATCTACATCGCTTCGATCCATCCGGATCTGACGGAGGAGGACATCAAGAGTGTGTTTGAAGCGTTTGGGCCCATCATGACGTGCAAGATGTCGCAGGGCAATGCCGTACATACGCACAAAGGGTACGGGTTCATCGAGTATCAGACGAACCAGTCGGCGATTGAAGCGATAGCCAGTATGAATTTGTTTGATCTGGGCGGACAGCTGTTAAG GGTTGGTCGATCAATTACCCCACCGAACGCACTAATGGGACCAGCGGCAAACTCGGCCATGCCTACGGCGGCAGCCGTGGCGGCCGCTGCTGCTACAGCCAAAATACAAGCGATGGATGCCGTGGCCACTAATGCGGTGCTGGGACTGTCCGCCACTACGCCAGCGCTCAAGGTGGGTCTCACCGGCCTTCCGCTTAATCCAGCCATCACGACGGCAGCCAGCGCAGGGTTCGTCGCACAAGCACAGTTGGCCGCCGCGACACaggccgccgccgccatcaACAGTCAGCCGGGTTTGCTGGTGCCGCCCGTTTCGCTTGCGCCCTCGCTGCTGGTAAATCCGGTGCTCGGTGCCGCAGCCAAACCTCTCCCCACAGTATTGAGCCAAGCGAATccggcagcagtggcagcggcggcggccgcggcagcagcagcagcagccgcggCGGCTGCCGCTCCCAACGCAACCGCCGAGGATGTGTACAAGAAGGCACAGGAGAAGCAGCAGGAAGAGTTGCAGAAAAAGTTGCTCGAGGAGGGTGAACCACAGAcattgcagcagcaggaaTCGATGTCGATCAAGGGCCAGAGCGCTCGGCATCTGGTAATGCAGCGGCTAATGCGGCCGCGCGAAAGCAAGGTGGTGATACTGCGCAACATGGTCGGACCGGAGGACGTGGACGAGACGCTGCAGGAGGAGATTCAAGATGAGTGTAGCAAGTATGGTGCCGTGGACCGGGTTATTATCTACAAGGAGCGCCAATCGGAGGGCAACTTCGCCGAGGACGACAATACGGACGTGATCGTAAAGATCTTCGTCGAGTTCTCGCAGGCCACCGAAGCAGATAGAGCCCGCGAGTCACTGAACGGTCGCTATTTCGGCGGCCGGTTGGTCAAGGCGGAGTCTTACGATCAAGCTCTCTTTGACCACGGCGATTTGTCTGGCTAA